A portion of the Zootoca vivipara chromosome 6, rZooViv1.1, whole genome shotgun sequence genome contains these proteins:
- the LOC118086179 gene encoding NTPase KAP family P-loop domain-containing protein 1-like, with protein MFLRDDHKRALPVLWPAANVVLVQMLCFFLYVTERESKRKCGWINGRMCSQLWLALRMIFCYPVSGSKGIKSNSTEKVNSIQYIFIDFDAWEYVGCDHIWAGLVATLLDEIEGNNKFLFSLFRVSGCKAMEKSEKGKFVFKGRRGLVIPIVSGLLILLAAYRNLMEDVFQEIFGFVAITGSLTLISPLILACKNFYFTLKKELLTEMDKKTLSAKLGFMHFVKEEVKIITKFLQFMAFQEGREIRVVLKITNLDKCTQDKVVGVLDAINILLSDKDAPFISILAADPSILVDCIKKEKQNTNGYLYLDRIVSLPFSVPKMTPKDEEANSEEKILIHDLLKNYKYITGDSAQLKRVLNTVLTISKLTPETAGIHREKIKEVIDWVVLANSWPCRLSWILQCEEDNRQQRKLEESQAANPNVRQGNGRRNQQGTQDKKTLLQIYNDHESELADYKGKDNIQSLLELDGDPDIFKSFLVNKERSFTAEKVRYFANLLFNLDYSLKRPFELLRGLKNIRKSEERQQEQAKIVTSL; from the coding sequence ATGTTCCTAAGGGATGACCACAAAAGGGCCCTCCCGGTGCTCTGGCCTGCAGCAAATGTTGTACTGGTACAAATGTTGTGCTTTTTCCTTTATGTTACAGAGAGGGAAAGTAAAAGGAAGTGTGGATGGATAAATGGAAGAATGTGTTCTCAACTTTGGCTGGCTTTGCGCATGATTTTTTGTTACCCGGTTTCTGGTTCCAAAGGCATCAAAAGTAACAGCACGGAAAAAGTCAATTCTATCCAGTACATCTTCATCGATTTTGATGCCTGGGAGTATGTGGGATGTGACCATATTTGGGCTGGCCTTGTTGCTACGCTGCTTGATGAAATTGAAGGAAATAATAAGTTTCTTTTTAGCCTTTTTAGGGTCTCTGGCTGCAAAGCTATGGAGAAAAGTGAGAAAGggaaatttgtttttaaaggaaggaggGGGCTCGTCATTCCCATTGTATCGGGTTTGCTTATTCTTTTAGCGGCATACAGGAACCTAATGGAAGATGTGTTCCAGGAGATCTTCGGATTCGTGGCTATAACAGGGAGTCTTACATTGATTTCTCCTTTAATACTTGCTTGTAAAAACTTCTACTTCACATTGAAAAAGGAACTTCTGACAGAAATGGACAAAAAGACTCTCAGTGCCAAGCTAGGCTTCATGCACTTTGTGAAGGAAGAAGTGAAAATAATCACAAAGTTCCTACAATTCATGGCGTTCCAGGAGGGCCGAGAGATCCGGGTGGTCCTGAAGATCACCAATTTGGACAAGTGCACACAGGACAAAGTGGTAGGTGTTCTGGATGCGATCAACATACTTCTTTCCGACAAGGATGCCCCATTTATCTCCATCTTGGCTGCCGATCCAAGCATCCTTGTGGATTGtattaagaaagaaaagcaaaacacgaATGGCTACTTGTACTTAGACCGAATTGTGTCCTTGCCCTTCTCCGTGCCAAAGATGACCCCTAAGGACGAAGAAGCCAACAGCGAGGAAAAAATATTAATCCATGATTTGCTGAAGAATTACAAGTACATCACAGGGGATTCTGCCCAACTGAAAAGGGTGCTGAACACAGTCCTGACCATCTCTAAGCTGACACCAGAGACTGCTGGCATACatagagaaaaaataaaagaggtgATAGACTGGGTTGTTCTTGCCAACTCTTGGCCTTGCCGCCTGAGCTGGATTTTGCAGTGTGAGGAAGATAATCGACAGCAAAGAAAACTTGAGGAAAGCCAGGCAGCAAACCCAAATGTGAGGCAGGGCAATGGCAGAAGAAACCAACAAGGGACACAAGACAAGAAAACATTACTGCAAATTTACAACGACCATGAGTCAGAATTGGCTGACTATAAGGGGAAAGATAATATACAAAGCCTCCTGGAACTTGATGGAGATCCTGATATTTTCAAAAGCTTCTTGGTCAACAAGGAGAGGAGTTTCACAGCAGAGAAGGTCAGGTATTTTGCAAACCTTCTGTTCAATTTGGATTACTCTTTGAAAAGGCCATTTGAGTTGCTCCGAGGTCTGAAGAACATACGGAAAAGCGAGGAACGACAACAAGAGCAGGCAAAAATAGTCACCAGTCTTTGA
- the LOC118087252 gene encoding NTPase KAP family P-loop domain-containing protein 1-like — translation MNDPEHQALMRDHEVETHQALYCKALAKTLQEIDPPVTVGFYAPWGRNKRRLLDEIENHMPTEGEENGKKYSLLSLIWHMILCYPSSGSEELKGTRYIFIHFDAWEYVGCDHIWAGILTALLDGIEGKNKALFTTFMVLDGQSVRRNKRKKWVFKGWVKFFIPVIIGLVLILLAASMLIKEDHLKSLFGSTALVGAILFIAPFIHVMTKFYYTLKKKLQIEIDRDTLSAKMGFMNFVKEEVETIANFLQFLGWIEKRKILVVLKIINLDRCTQDKVVDVLDAINILLSNKDAPFISILAADPSILVDCIQKEKKSTNGYMYLDRIVSLPFSMPLMTPKDKLRLFNEILKVDYENPAAYSCEENNIKITVVGLEDPSCNEKLSICKHLMNNEYIPGNSAQLKRVVNTVLTILSITKLESEAPWKYKEKIDIREVIDWLVLANCWPCRLSWILQCLDEARYQRKLEESQRREADRQGRNLLWRETEEDGKTLLEIYDDNEPALAKIKNDIQIQKLLELDGDPDLFRSFLVTRSHITAKWARYLANYLISLDLSLKRPFELLRGLNSITAEEEKAGKITAEEKAASHHPLRRERLCAGNRAMAFPTCLARSPTFRRILHKEAVLRGRNVRGERLCAGHEAMVFSTCLARRPSPRSRLCTGGVFRGRIMRGEKLCAGHQSRAFSTRLARHPSPRSLLHKGGVSEGRIMRGERHCAGHQTMAFPTCLAPPSSLSQTVTLRKAETSEKREEFRNIFLK, via the exons ATGAATGATCCAGAGCACCAAGCACTGATGAGAGACCATGAAG TTGAAACCCACCAAGCCCTTTACTGCAAAGCCCTAGCAAAGACTCTACAAGAGATTGACCCGCCAGTGACAGTGGGATTTTACGCACCATGgggaagaaacaaaagaagactCTTAGATGAAATTGAAA ACCACATGCCCACGGAGGGAgaggaaaatggaaaaaagtatTCCCTGCTTTCACTCATTTGGCATATGATTCTATGTTACCCTTCTTCTGGTTCTGAAGAACTCAAAGGTACCCGGTACATCTTCATCCATTTCGATGCCTGGGAGTACGTGGGATGTGACCACATCTGGGCTGGCATTCTTACAGCACTGCTTGACGGAATCGAAGGAAAAAACAAAGCACTTTTTACAACTTTTATGGTCCTTGATGGGCAATCTGTGAGAAGAAATAAGAGAAAGAAATGGGTTTTTAAAGGATGGGTGAAGTTCTTCATTCCTGTTATAATAGGTTTGGTTCTTATTTTACTAGCAGCTAGCATGTTGATAAAGGAAGATCATTTAAAGTCGCTCTTTGGATCCACTGCTTTAGTAGGGGCTATTCTGTTTATCGCTCCTTTCATACATGTAATGACAAAGTTCTACTACACACTGAAAAAGAAGCTTCAGATAGAAATTGACAGAGACACCCTCAGTGCCAAGATGGGCTTCATGAACTTTGTGAAAGAAGAAGTGGAAACCATAGCTAATTTCCTCCAGTTCCTGGGATGGATAGAGAAGCGAAAGATCCTGGTGGTCCTGAAGATCATCAATTTGGACAGGTGCACTCAGGACAAAGTGGTGGATGTTCTGGATGCCATAAACATACTTCTTTCCAACAAGGATGCCCCATTTATCTCCATCTTGGCTGCCGATCCAAGCATCCTTGTGGATTGtattcagaaagaaaagaaaagcacgaATGGCTATATGTACTTAGACCGAATTGTGTCCTTGCCCTTCTCCATGCCACTTATGACTCCCAAGGACAAATTAAGGCTGTTTAATGAGATTCTGAAGGTGGATTATGAGAATCCAGCTGCATACTCTTGTGAAGAAAACAACATCAAGATCACAGTAGTAGGTTTAGAAGACCCCAGCTGTAACGAAAAGTTAAGTATTTGTAAGCACCTGATGAATAATGAATACATTCCAGGGAACTCTGCGCAACTgaagagggtggtgaacacagtcCTGACCATCTTGTCCATCACCAAGCTGGAATCGGAGGCTCCTTGGAAATATAAGGAAAAAATTGACATCAGAGAGGTGATAGACTGGCTTGTTCTTGCCAACTGCTGGCCTTGCCGCCTGAGCTGGATTTTGCAATGTTTGGATGAAGCCCGATACCAAAGAAAGCTTGAGGAAAGCCAGAGGAGGGAAGCAGATAGACAAGGAAGAAATCTGCTATGGAGGGAAACAGAGGAAGATGGCAAAACATTACTGGAGATTTATGATGACAATGAGCCAGCATTGGCTAAGATTAAGAATGATATCCAAATCCAAAAACTTCTGGAACTTGATGGAGATCCAGATCTTTTCAGAAGCTTCCTGGTCACCAGGTCCCATATCACAGCAAAGTGGGCCAGATATTTGGCAAATTACCTGATCAGTTTGGATCTCTCTTTGAAAAGGCCGTTTGAGTTGCTACGGGGCTTGAACAGCATAACagcagaggaagaaaaagcagggaaAATAACAGCAGAGGAAAAGGCAGCAAGTCACCATCCATTGAGGCGAGAAAGACTTTGTGCTGGCAATCGggcaatggcttttcccacctgccttgcccgAAGCCCCACCTTTAGGCGTATTCTTCATAAGGAAGCTGTTCTGAGAGGAAGAAATGTGAGGGGGGAAAGACTCTGTGCTGGCCATGAGGCGATGgttttttccacctgccttgcccgaCGCCCCAGCCCTAGAAGTCGTCTTTGTACGGGAGGTGTTTTCAGAGGAAGAATTATGAGGGGGGAGAAACTTTGTGCTGGCCATCAGTCAAGGGCTTTTTCCACCCGGCTTGCTCGACACCCCAGCCCTAGGAGTCTCCTTCATAAAGGAGGTGTTTCCGAAGGAAGAATTATGAGGGGGGAGAGACATTGTGCTGGCCATCAGAcaatggcttttcccacctgccttgccccaccctccagtcttTCCCAGACCGTGACTTTaagaaaagcagaaacatctgagaagagagaagagttcagaaatatttttttaaaataa